The proteins below come from a single Mucilaginibacter mali genomic window:
- a CDS encoding XdhC family protein — MSELQRLLAAYDAERKLGNACALATVVEVKGSAYRRPGARMLVTGEGQLTGTISGGCLEGDARRRAQQVMHRGKPEIIVYDSTDIDDDLENGAQLGCQGQIFILLEPIDFTDVYNPLELLRDTFRLQQPSVLATVLKSSDAAIAPIAERVLLLNNGNTKAGAINPNFIQQQLLPEMQDVLVNGTSACLDMEYAGVNIRVFLELIKPAPLLTIYGAGNDAQPLAKQAKNLGWRVMVIDGRPLQASAARFPEAELVQVARTGELQQYVNPTGFTVLMSHNYYYDLAVLEQLEQFPTLDYIGILGPRKKTDRMLADLAQKGIDTEALDKRLHSPIGLDIGSENADEIALAIMAELLAVRNGLNGGFLRNLDAPIHNRNQIIKALSNG, encoded by the coding sequence ATGTCCGAACTACAACGCCTTTTAGCCGCTTATGATGCCGAACGCAAGTTGGGCAATGCCTGCGCTTTGGCTACGGTGGTTGAGGTGAAGGGCTCGGCCTACCGCCGGCCCGGGGCGCGCATGCTGGTTACCGGCGAGGGGCAACTGACCGGCACCATCAGCGGAGGATGTTTAGAGGGCGATGCCCGCCGGCGCGCACAACAGGTAATGCACCGCGGCAAACCCGAAATTATTGTTTACGATAGTACTGACATTGACGACGACCTGGAGAACGGCGCGCAACTGGGCTGCCAGGGCCAGATCTTTATCCTGCTGGAACCTATTGATTTTACCGATGTCTACAATCCGCTTGAATTGCTGCGCGATACCTTCCGCCTGCAACAGCCATCGGTATTGGCTACCGTGCTCAAAAGCAGCGATGCAGCCATTGCCCCAATAGCCGAACGGGTTTTATTGCTGAACAATGGCAACACTAAGGCCGGCGCTATCAATCCCAATTTTATACAGCAACAATTACTACCCGAAATGCAAGATGTGTTAGTCAACGGCACATCGGCGTGTTTGGATATGGAATACGCAGGTGTCAACATCCGTGTGTTTTTAGAATTGATTAAGCCGGCTCCCCTGCTTACCATTTATGGTGCCGGTAACGATGCGCAGCCACTGGCCAAACAGGCTAAAAACTTAGGCTGGCGGGTAATGGTGATCGACGGTCGGCCATTGCAGGCATCCGCTGCCCGTTTCCCTGAAGCAGAGTTAGTACAGGTGGCCCGGACCGGCGAATTACAGCAATATGTGAACCCAACAGGCTTCACCGTGCTAATGAGCCATAATTATTACTACGACCTGGCTGTTTTGGAACAGTTGGAGCAATTTCCAACTCTGGATTACATCGGCATATTAGGTCCACGCAAAAAAACCGACCGCATGCTGGCCGACCTGGCGCAAAAAGGCATAGATACCGAAGCTTTAGATAAACGCCTGCACAGCCCCATAGGCCTGGATATTGGCAGCGAGAACGCCGACGAGATTGCCCTGGCCATAATGGCCGAACTGCTGGCCGTGCGCAATGGCTTAAATGGTGGTTTTTTGCGTAATTTAGATGCACCGATACACAACCGTAACCAAATTATAAAAGCACTTAGTAATGGATAA
- a CDS encoding RNA polymerase sigma factor, whose amino-acid sequence MDKLTDNAIMLKVKAGDLDRMGLLFQRYHRQLYGFLFHMTYQREAAEDMVQQVFYKMLKYRQNFTGSGEFIHWMYAIARNVLKDQGKRKKLVMAKDGVEDMADYLPGGTDVAEQLDKKQAAQGLHRAMAKLNDDEREILSLSRFQELKHQEIAQILNISEGAVKVRVHRAMCQLKEIYTKIER is encoded by the coding sequence TTGGATAAGCTGACCGACAATGCGATCATGCTAAAGGTGAAGGCCGGCGACCTGGACCGCATGGGGCTGCTGTTTCAGCGCTACCATCGCCAGTTGTATGGTTTCCTTTTCCACATGACCTACCAGCGCGAGGCTGCCGAGGACATGGTGCAGCAGGTGTTTTATAAAATGCTGAAGTACCGCCAAAACTTTACCGGCAGCGGCGAATTTATCCACTGGATGTATGCCATTGCCCGCAATGTGCTGAAAGATCAGGGTAAGCGTAAAAAACTGGTGATGGCAAAAGATGGCGTAGAAGATATGGCCGACTACCTGCCCGGCGGCACTGATGTGGCAGAGCAATTAGATAAAAAACAGGCGGCGCAGGGCTTGCACCGCGCCATGGCCAAACTAAATGATGATGAGCGCGAGATACTGTCGCTCAGCCGTTTCCAGGAGTTAAAGCACCAGGAAATTGCACAGATATTAAACATTAGCGAGGGCGCGGTTAAGGTGCGGGTGCACCGGGCCATGTGTCAGCTAAAAGAGATTTACACAAAAATTGAACGCTAA
- a CDS encoding peroxiredoxin: MSLRLGDDAPNFKAQTSQGEIDFYEFLGDGWGVLFSHPADYTPVCTTELGRTAALKEEFAKRNVKVAALSVDSVESHHGWISDINETQGVEVTFPIIADEDRKIAEAYDMIHPNASLNATVRSLFIIGPDKKIKLIITYPASTGRNFNEILRVIDSLQLTAYHSVATPADWKDGEDVVVLPSIKTEDIPDKFPKGHKVVKPYLRTTPQPNK; the protein is encoded by the coding sequence ATGAGTTTACGATTAGGCGACGATGCGCCAAACTTTAAAGCACAAACCAGCCAGGGCGAAATTGATTTCTACGAATTTTTAGGCGACGGCTGGGGCGTACTGTTCAGTCACCCTGCCGATTATACCCCGGTGTGCACTACCGAACTGGGCCGCACCGCCGCACTGAAAGAAGAATTTGCCAAGCGCAACGTGAAAGTAGCGGCACTGAGTGTAGATTCGGTAGAATCGCACCACGGATGGATCAGCGATATCAACGAAACGCAAGGCGTTGAAGTAACCTTCCCCATTATAGCCGACGAAGACCGCAAGATTGCCGAGGCTTACGATATGATCCACCCGAATGCTTCGCTGAACGCTACGGTGCGCTCGCTGTTCATCATAGGTCCGGATAAAAAGATCAAGCTGATCATTACTTATCCAGCATCTACCGGCCGTAACTTTAACGAGATATTGCGTGTGATCGACTCGCTGCAACTGACCGCCTACCACAGCGTAGCCACTCCGGCCGATTGGAAAGACGGCGAGGATGTAGTAGTGCTGCCCTCTATCAAAACCGAGGATATCCCTGATAAGTTCCCGAAAGGGCATAAAGTGGTGAAGCCATATTTAAGGACAACACCGCAGCCGAATAAGTAA
- a CDS encoding DUF4350 domain-containing protein, which translates to MKNLLKLSALAAISAMPFMGKAQTVTLDYYFNHEVHKNAAGQEERFHYIWEEKDLNGYSNWGDAFVKEGAKLKSLDAAPTTANLKGTDIYIIVDPDTKKESPNPNYIMPKDVEQIEQYVKAGGVLVMMANDSANVELPHFNTLAAKFGMHFSDELHNHVLGNKIESGTMMVEGNPFFKTAKKIYMKDVCSIDLSGPATAILKNEGVAIIATAKYGKGTVLAIADPWLYNEYTNGHLPADGHYDNDKAINDVTQWLLKQVKK; encoded by the coding sequence ATGAAGAACCTTTTAAAACTATCAGCCTTGGCCGCCATATCGGCTATGCCATTTATGGGTAAGGCCCAAACCGTAACCCTCGACTATTACTTTAACCACGAGGTGCACAAGAACGCTGCGGGGCAGGAAGAACGCTTTCACTACATTTGGGAAGAGAAAGACCTGAACGGTTACTCTAACTGGGGCGATGCCTTTGTGAAAGAGGGAGCGAAGCTAAAGTCGCTGGATGCGGCGCCTACCACGGCTAATTTAAAAGGTACGGATATCTATATCATAGTGGATCCCGACACTAAAAAAGAAAGCCCTAATCCTAACTACATTATGCCAAAAGATGTAGAGCAGATAGAGCAATATGTAAAAGCCGGCGGTGTACTGGTAATGATGGCTAACGACAGCGCCAATGTCGAGCTGCCACACTTTAACACCCTGGCTGCCAAATTTGGTATGCACTTTAGCGATGAACTGCACAACCACGTGCTTGGCAACAAGATAGAAAGCGGCACCATGATGGTAGAGGGTAACCCCTTCTTCAAAACCGCTAAAAAAATCTACATGAAAGACGTTTGCAGTATAGACCTGAGCGGCCCGGCTACAGCTATACTGAAGAACGAGGGTGTAGCCATCATCGCCACCGCCAAATATGGTAAAGGCACCGTATTGGCTATTGCCGACCCATGGTTGTATAATGAATACACCAACGGCCACCTGCCGGCTGATGGGCATTATGATAATGATAAGGCCATTAATGATGTAACGCAATGGCTGCTGAAGCAGGTGAAGAAGTAA
- a CDS encoding nucleotidyltransferase family protein produces the protein MDNIGIVILAAGGSSRMGQPKQLLKYKDTTLLRHAVETAKASRTKGPLLVVTGALHDELFKECADLNISVAHNTNWQQGMSTSIHTGLRALTRANPATTGALIMLCDQPLITTEHINNLLDMFAHHRSQVIVATAFANVVGAPCIFSREVFDALYQLKGDKGARQIFDDPPQRLTTVPFKPAAVDVDTIEDYEGLL, from the coding sequence ATGGATAATATTGGCATTGTGATATTAGCCGCCGGCGGCTCCAGCCGCATGGGGCAGCCTAAGCAATTATTAAAATATAAGGATACCACCCTGCTACGCCACGCCGTAGAAACCGCCAAGGCATCGCGCACTAAAGGCCCCTTGCTGGTGGTTACCGGCGCCCTGCACGATGAGTTATTTAAGGAATGCGCCGACCTGAATATCAGTGTAGCACATAACACCAACTGGCAGCAAGGCATGTCCACATCGATACATACCGGTCTGCGGGCCTTAACACGGGCCAACCCTGCTACTACCGGGGCTTTAATTATGCTTTGCGACCAACCGCTCATCACTACCGAGCACATCAACAACTTGCTGGATATGTTCGCGCATCACCGCAGCCAGGTGATAGTGGCTACAGCATTTGCCAATGTGGTGGGCGCGCCCTGCATATTCAGTCGCGAGGTGTTTGATGCCTTGTACCAATTAAAGGGCGATAAAGGAGCAAGGCAGATATTTGATGATCCGCCGCAGCGGTTAACCACCGTTCCTTTTAAACCGGCGGCTGTGGATGTGGATACGATAGAGGATTATGAGGGGCTGTTGTAG
- a CDS encoding APC family permease, whose protein sequence is MSIIPRLNRFDLTMIVISLVIGMGIFANPSEVAVRAGSTWVFFGAWIFGGLVTLCGALTFAEIGARYPTTGGFYKVFSYCYHPAFAFMINWVLVISNAASVAVVAIIGANYINPVLLPADWQGPVGVKIMAISSVLILYALAFMGIKVSARTQNFLTMFKVLAIVVLCCAVFMHDDSHVVTTAAPHSGNLVTAFGLSLVAIFFTYGGYQQTINFGGDIIEPKHNIPRAIAIGIGVVILLYLSINFAYFKILGLGGLQQTTTLAAVMAGVIFGSIGSKIASVLMFVSVLAYINVNVMANPRVYYAMSEDGILPYIFRKVNPKTQVQEFGVTFFVLCILVVLFFADSFRNMLNYVMFFDTIGLSLAALSIFILRKRTKELDGTGIYTIKWFPLVPVVFILSYWFVTINIFYANPQAAFVCLCVFAAGLAIYYASVYLNKGKLPKE, encoded by the coding sequence ATGAGCATTATCCCCCGCCTCAACCGGTTCGACCTTACGATGATCGTTATCAGCCTGGTGATAGGCATGGGCATATTTGCCAACCCCAGCGAGGTAGCCGTGCGCGCGGGCAGCACCTGGGTGTTCTTCGGCGCCTGGATCTTCGGCGGCCTGGTTACCCTTTGCGGTGCGCTCACCTTTGCTGAGATAGGCGCGCGGTACCCTACCACCGGTGGCTTTTACAAAGTGTTTTCCTATTGCTATCACCCCGCATTCGCCTTTATGATCAATTGGGTGCTGGTTATCAGCAACGCCGCATCGGTAGCCGTGGTGGCTATTATCGGCGCCAACTACATTAACCCGGTACTGCTCCCGGCCGATTGGCAGGGACCTGTGGGGGTGAAGATCATGGCCATATCATCGGTACTGATACTTTACGCGCTGGCCTTTATGGGCATTAAGGTAAGCGCCCGTACCCAAAATTTTCTCACGATGTTTAAAGTGCTGGCCATTGTGGTACTATGCTGCGCTGTTTTTATGCACGATGACAGCCATGTGGTAACCACGGCTGCGCCGCATAGCGGCAACCTCGTTACCGCTTTCGGGCTAAGTTTGGTGGCGATATTCTTTACGTATGGTGGCTACCAGCAAACCATCAATTTCGGTGGCGATATCATCGAACCGAAGCACAACATCCCAAGGGCTATCGCCATCGGCATCGGCGTGGTAATACTGCTGTACCTGTCCATCAACTTCGCTTATTTTAAAATATTAGGATTGGGTGGATTGCAGCAAACCACCACGCTTGCGGCGGTAATGGCAGGGGTGATATTTGGTAGTATCGGCTCCAAAATAGCATCGGTACTGATGTTTGTATCGGTACTGGCCTATATTAATGTGAACGTGATGGCTAACCCGCGCGTATACTACGCCATGAGCGAGGACGGCATCCTACCCTATATCTTCCGCAAGGTGAACCCTAAAACGCAGGTGCAGGAGTTTGGTGTTACCTTTTTTGTGCTGTGCATACTGGTGGTACTGTTTTTTGCCGATAGCTTCCGCAATATGCTTAATTATGTGATGTTCTTTGATACCATTGGCTTGTCGCTGGCGGCCCTGTCCATCTTCATCCTGCGCAAGCGGACAAAAGAGTTGGACGGTACGGGCATTTACACCATTAAGTGGTTCCCGCTGGTTCCGGTAGTGTTCATCCTGTCGTACTGGTTTGTTACCATCAATATATTTTATGCTAACCCACAGGCAGCCTTTGTTTGCCTTTGCGTATTCGCGGCGGGGCTGGCTATTTACTACGCGAGCGTTTATTTAAATAAGGGAAAATTACCGAAGGAATAA
- a CDS encoding SDR family oxidoreductase, whose amino-acid sequence MENNFSLAGKVIVVTGGTGILGKSFIDGIVAAGGAVGILGRNAEIAEQRAAEINANGGRAVALVADVLDKDQLIAAKEKLWAEFGRLDGLVNGAGGNMPEGAIQPDEDIFNMNLDGMKRVAEVNLWGTIIPTQIFGELIAKTGGGSIVNISSMNSKRAITKVLGYNMGKAGVDCYNQWFAVELANRYGDAIRMNALAPGFFLTEQNRNMHLKPDGSYSPRAESVIRQTPFKRFGKPEELIGALVWLLSDASAFVTGSMVCVDGGFSIFGGV is encoded by the coding sequence TTGGAAAATAATTTTTCGTTAGCCGGAAAAGTAATTGTGGTGACCGGCGGTACCGGCATCCTGGGTAAATCGTTTATTGATGGTATTGTTGCCGCTGGCGGCGCGGTAGGCATTTTAGGACGTAACGCCGAAATAGCCGAACAACGCGCGGCCGAGATAAACGCCAACGGCGGCCGTGCCGTAGCGCTGGTTGCCGATGTGCTGGATAAAGACCAGTTGATAGCCGCCAAAGAAAAACTTTGGGCCGAATTTGGTCGCCTTGACGGCCTTGTTAACGGCGCTGGTGGCAACATGCCCGAGGGCGCTATACAGCCTGATGAGGATATCTTCAATATGAACCTTGACGGGATGAAACGCGTAGCCGAAGTAAACCTTTGGGGCACCATTATCCCTACGCAGATATTTGGCGAGTTGATTGCTAAAACCGGCGGTGGCAGCATCGTTAATATCTCATCGATGAACTCAAAGCGTGCCATTACCAAGGTATTGGGCTACAATATGGGTAAGGCCGGGGTAGATTGCTATAACCAATGGTTCGCGGTAGAGCTGGCCAACCGTTATGGCGATGCCATTCGTATGAATGCTTTGGCGCCGGGCTTTTTCCTGACCGAGCAGAACCGCAACATGCACCTTAAACCCGATGGCAGCTACTCGCCAAGGGCCGAGTCGGTTATCCGCCAAACACCGTTCAAACGTTTCGGCAAACCCGAAGAACTGATCGGCGCGCTGGTATGGCTGCTTAGCGATGCTTCTGCCTTCGTAACCGGATCTATGGTATGCGTAGATGGCGGTTTCTCGATATTTGGCGGGGTGTAG
- a CDS encoding zf-HC2 domain-containing protein encodes MDCEKYSELFTSWIDKALPPAERLKLEQHLSGCPGCRAELEAMKELWIEMGEMETPAPSEHMQVKFEAMLNTFKEEAADKTNAWANFKNALAQLWQWQPRLPLAYSLVIIMMSFACGYWVFSMGKGGQQDKQLATLSSQVHELKQTMMLAMLENPSASERIKGVSYTSEIKHVDQQVIDALFATLNNDPNVNVRLSTLDALSQLSNHPEVRTGLIKSITQQDSPLMQSAIADVMLKLQEKRSVNSFKELLKQKDLDKGVRNKIKETINNLI; translated from the coding sequence ATGGACTGTGAAAAATATAGCGAACTGTTTACCAGTTGGATAGATAAAGCCCTGCCACCGGCCGAACGCCTGAAGCTGGAGCAACACCTAAGCGGTTGCCCGGGCTGCCGCGCCGAACTGGAGGCTATGAAGGAACTGTGGATAGAAATGGGCGAGATGGAAACCCCTGCCCCATCCGAACATATGCAGGTGAAGTTTGAGGCCATGCTGAACACCTTTAAGGAAGAAGCCGCCGACAAAACCAATGCCTGGGCAAACTTTAAAAACGCGCTGGCCCAGTTATGGCAATGGCAGCCGCGCCTGCCGCTGGCCTATAGCCTGGTGATCATTATGATGAGCTTTGCATGTGGGTACTGGGTATTTAGTATGGGTAAGGGCGGTCAGCAGGATAAGCAATTGGCCACGTTGAGCAGCCAGGTGCACGAGCTGAAACAAACCATGATGCTGGCCATGCTGGAAAACCCGTCGGCATCCGAAAGGATAAAAGGCGTGAGCTACACATCTGAAATAAAACATGTGGACCAGCAGGTGATCGACGCTTTATTCGCCACACTGAACAACGACCCGAACGTGAACGTACGATTGAGTACACTCGACGCGCTTTCACAATTGTCTAATCATCCCGAGGTGCGCACCGGGCTGATCAAATCCATCACCCAGCAGGATTCGCCACTGATGCAATCGGCCATTGCAGATGTGATGCTGAAGCTGCAGGAGAAGCGCTCGGTGAATTCGTTTAAGGAATTACTAAAACAAAAAGACCTGGACAAAGGGGTCAGGAATAAGATCAAAGAGACGATCAACAACTTAATTTAA
- a CDS encoding helix-turn-helix domain-containing protein — MKQQEEHDHDKTVRRLLDKVRHYRKLNKLTQGHLARHLRISQNAYSKLERGISELTIYKLLVIMQILGISIFELLEKH, encoded by the coding sequence ATGAAACAACAGGAAGAACACGATCATGATAAAACCGTCAGACGGTTACTTGATAAAGTTAGGCATTACCGCAAGCTAAATAAACTGACACAGGGGCACCTTGCCCGGCATTTGCGCATATCGCAAAACGCTTACAGTAAGCTTGAGCGCGGTATTAGCGAACTTACTATTTACAAGCTACTGGTTATTATGCAGATACTGGGCATCAGTATTTTTGAATTGCTGGAGAAGCATTAA
- a CDS encoding trans-sulfuration enzyme family protein, whose product MNISYILNELGEERDNYFNAIAPPIVQTSNFAFNSVADFRAALGDEYDKNIYSRANNPTINILRKKLAALDGAEDAMVFGSGVAAIAVPVIALLQSGDHVVCVENPYSWTIKLFTKLLPRFGVTCTFINGTDTANFENALQANTKLIYLESPNTFSYELQDIAAVAQLAKSKGIITMMDNSYCSPLYQQPIKLGIDLVAQSATKYLGGHSDVVAGVLTGSRTLLKKVFELEHMNIGAGMAPQTAWLLIRGLRTLPLRLQRSFETCQKVTAWLQQHPAVDKVVWPFMPGFKQAELACRQMQGCGGLFSFTLKEPSIKKIEVFCDALQHILMAVSWGGHESLVIPAIATIPVADYSLDNPRHQLIRMYVGLEDAEYLIGDLEQALGEL is encoded by the coding sequence ATGAACATCTCCTACATACTAAATGAACTGGGCGAAGAGCGCGACAACTATTTTAACGCCATTGCGCCGCCCATTGTGCAAACCAGCAACTTCGCCTTTAATTCGGTGGCCGATTTCCGCGCCGCGTTGGGCGATGAGTACGACAAGAATATCTACTCGCGCGCTAATAACCCCACCATCAATATCCTGCGTAAAAAACTGGCCGCGCTGGATGGGGCCGAAGATGCCATGGTTTTTGGCAGCGGCGTGGCGGCTATTGCAGTCCCTGTAATTGCCCTGCTGCAAAGCGGCGATCATGTGGTGTGCGTAGAAAACCCTTACAGCTGGACTATTAAGCTGTTTACCAAGTTACTGCCCCGCTTTGGCGTTACCTGTACGTTTATCAATGGTACCGATACTGCCAATTTTGAGAACGCCCTTCAAGCCAACACCAAACTCATTTACCTGGAGAGCCCCAATACCTTTAGTTACGAATTGCAGGATATTGCTGCCGTAGCCCAACTGGCCAAAAGCAAAGGTATTATCACCATGATGGATAACAGTTACTGCTCTCCCCTGTACCAACAGCCTATTAAACTGGGTATCGATCTGGTGGCGCAATCGGCTACCAAATATTTGGGGGGCCATTCGGATGTGGTGGCAGGGGTATTGACAGGCAGCCGCACTTTGCTGAAAAAGGTATTTGAACTGGAGCACATGAACATTGGCGCAGGCATGGCCCCGCAAACGGCCTGGCTGCTCATCCGTGGTCTGCGCACGCTACCCCTGCGCCTGCAACGCAGCTTTGAGACCTGCCAAAAGGTAACAGCCTGGCTACAGCAACACCCGGCAGTAGATAAGGTGGTATGGCCCTTTATGCCTGGCTTTAAACAAGCAGAACTGGCCTGCAGGCAAATGCAGGGCTGCGGCGGATTGTTCAGTTTTACGCTAAAGGAACCGTCCATTAAAAAAATAGAAGTTTTTTGCGATGCCCTGCAGCATATCCTGATGGCGGTATCCTGGGGCGGACATGAAAGTTTGGTGATCCCGGCTATTGCCACCATCCCGGTTGCCGATTACAGTTTGGATAACCCGCGGCATCAGCTGATCAGAATGTATGTGGGGTTAGAGGATGCGGAGTATTTGATAGGGGATTTGGAGCAGGCCCTGGGCGAATTGTGA
- a CDS encoding peroxiredoxin family protein, translated as MLATTINNTKYPFFDLSEIIPERDLGFRAYKPLKPVRNGNYLPGFTLQAAYTRWQHFFNGAETHGALLLRQLLSKPLVISFYSPQWRQHGLEQLKQLNAIQSEIKASGGNLIIITAEKEKALEKLVWENNLSLNFYFDAKYEIAQSLRIYSDADPVWNRFSGIDTNVPLLATYVLDANRQVIFDQVSYDLSEAIAAKSIISAVYGASLAENLKRSA; from the coding sequence ATGTTAGCTACAACTATAAACAATACCAAATATCCTTTTTTCGATCTGTCTGAAATTATCCCCGAGCGCGATCTGGGCTTTAGAGCCTATAAGCCGTTGAAGCCGGTCCGCAACGGCAATTACCTGCCCGGTTTTACCCTGCAGGCAGCCTATACCCGCTGGCAACACTTTTTTAATGGTGCCGAAACACATGGCGCCTTGCTATTGCGCCAGCTACTGAGCAAACCGCTGGTCATCAGTTTTTACTCGCCCCAATGGCGGCAACATGGTTTGGAGCAATTGAAACAATTGAACGCTATCCAATCAGAAATAAAAGCCAGCGGTGGCAACCTGATCATCATCACTGCCGAAAAGGAAAAGGCGCTGGAAAAGTTGGTATGGGAAAATAACCTGTCGTTAAACTTTTACTTCGATGCGAAGTACGAGATTGCCCAAAGCCTGCGCATCTATTCGGACGCCGACCCGGTTTGGAACCGCTTTTCGGGCATTGATACCAACGTGCCGTTATTGGCTACTTATGTATTGGATGCCAACCGGCAGGTGATCTTCGACCAGGTGAGTTATGACCTGAGCGAAGCGATTGCTGCCAAAAGTATCATCAGCGCGGTGTATGGGGCCAGCCTGGCCGAGAATTTAAAAAGATCGGCGTAG
- a CDS encoding DUF4097 family beta strand repeat-containing protein: MKRLIWIALLAGWGHCFAQKQEFKTHVSKQFTLQKPASGTVFALYNVFGDVKIEGYSGNEVVIEIEETITAKDAAELETAKKEFKLGFDQKADSIIAYTAEPYDTRPHRNWNKDDDRKERHYNVKLDYTVKVPNNINLNAGTVNNGEAYVKDVYGTLKVNNVNGPLTIVNAKSTTMARTVNGPVTVNYLSIPQEESSYYTVNGKMEITYPANFEANLQFKSMNGQFFTDFPDTEVLPTEITKTQNKGNNGTIYRLNKNTAIRVGKGGKVFKFETLNGNIYIKKA, encoded by the coding sequence ATGAAACGATTAATCTGGATCGCGCTTTTAGCGGGATGGGGCCATTGTTTTGCCCAAAAACAAGAGTTTAAAACACATGTAAGCAAGCAGTTTACGCTGCAAAAACCAGCCTCGGGCACCGTATTCGCGCTGTACAATGTATTCGGCGATGTAAAGATAGAAGGCTACAGCGGCAACGAAGTGGTAATTGAAATTGAAGAGACTATCACCGCTAAAGACGCCGCGGAACTGGAAACAGCAAAAAAGGAGTTTAAGTTGGGCTTCGACCAAAAGGCCGACAGCATTATCGCCTATACTGCCGAACCGTATGATACCCGTCCGCACCGCAATTGGAACAAAGATGACGACCGCAAGGAGCGCCACTATAATGTAAAACTGGATTACACCGTAAAGGTGCCCAACAACATTAACCTGAATGCCGGAACCGTAAACAATGGCGAAGCATACGTGAAAGATGTATACGGTACGCTGAAAGTAAACAATGTGAATGGCCCACTAACCATTGTGAATGCCAAAAGCACCACCATGGCCCGCACCGTAAACGGCCCGGTAACTGTGAACTACCTGAGCATCCCGCAGGAAGAATCGAGTTACTATACGGTGAACGGCAAAATGGAGATCACCTATCCGGCTAACTTCGAGGCCAACCTACAGTTTAAAAGCATGAATGGTCAGTTTTTTACCGACTTTCCTGATACCGAGGTTTTACCTACCGAAATAACCAAAACACAAAACAAAGGCAATAACGGCACCATCTACCGCCTTAACAAAAACACGGCCATCCGTGTAGGCAAGGGTGGCAAGGTATTTAAGTTTGAGACCCTGAATGGTAATATTTACATTAAAAAAGCATAA
- the kduI gene encoding 5-dehydro-4-deoxy-D-glucuronate isomerase, with protein MKVIQAVHPEDFKAYQTAQIRERFLLDGIVEPGKINLVYTHYDRMIVGGASPLGTELDLGNYPNLRAEYFLERREIGIINVGGDGTVTADGTAYNVNKLDCLYIGKGTKEVKFASKSADAPAVFFILSAPAHMTYPTALMTNEEAVKVHAGATETANKRTINKYIFLEGIRSCQLVMGLTILEPGSVWNTMPAHVHDRRMEAYFYFDLDKSQKLVHYMGEGNETRHIMMNNHEAVVSPPWSIHSGSATANYKFIWGMAGENQDYTDMDPIAIPDLR; from the coding sequence TTGAAAGTAATACAAGCAGTACACCCTGAAGATTTTAAGGCCTATCAAACCGCGCAGATCCGCGAGCGCTTTTTGCTTGACGGCATTGTTGAACCCGGTAAAATTAACCTGGTATATACCCATTACGATCGTATGATTGTTGGCGGCGCTTCGCCGCTGGGCACCGAGCTTGACCTGGGCAATTACCCTAACCTGCGCGCCGAATATTTTTTGGAGCGCCGCGAGATTGGCATTATTAACGTTGGCGGCGATGGTACTGTTACCGCTGATGGCACAGCTTACAATGTAAACAAGCTGGACTGCCTGTACATTGGCAAAGGCACTAAAGAGGTAAAATTTGCCAGCAAAAGCGCCGATGCGCCAGCGGTATTCTTTATCCTGTCGGCCCCCGCGCATATGACCTATCCAACCGCCCTGATGACCAACGAAGAAGCGGTTAAGGTACACGCCGGCGCTACCGAAACTGCCAACAAGCGTACCATCAATAAATACATCTTCCTTGAAGGCATCCGTAGCTGCCAGTTGGTAATGGGATTGACCATACTTGAACCGGGCAGCGTTTGGAACACCATGCCGGCCCATGTACACGATCGCCGTATGGAAGCCTACTTCTACTTCGACCTGGATAAGAGCCAGAAACTGGTACACTATATGGGCGAGGGCAACGAAACCCGCCACATTATGATGAACAACCACGAAGCCGTGGTATCACCACCATGGAGCATCCACAGCGGCAGCGCTACCGCCAACTATAAATTTATTTGGGGCATGGCCGGCGAGAACCAGGATTATACCGATATGGATCCGATAGCTATCCCAGATCTGCGTTAA